The DNA segment GGAGCGATAACAATGGAAAGAACACATGGACATGCCATCGATGTGAAATCGGTGAGCAAACATTTCGGTGATGTGACCGCCGTGGATGATATTTCATTCTCAGTGAAGCCGCGTGAGCTTTTTTTCCTGCTCGGTCCGTCCGGCTGCGGCAAGACCACTATGCTCCGCATGCTCGCCGGTCTCGAATCGCCCGACAAGGGCGCCATCTTCATCGAGAACGCCGATGTCACCTCGCTCCCGGCGCATAAGCGCGACACACCGATGGTCTTTCAGAGCTATGCGCTCTGGCCGCCCATGACCGTGTTCGACAATGTCGCCTTCGGTCTTGTCGAACGCCGTGTGCCGAAGAAGGATGTCGCCGCACGCGTTACGCGCACGCTCACGCAGGTGGGACTCAGCGCGATGGCGAAGCGCAGACCCGGCGAACTTTCCGGCGGTCAGCAGCAGCGCGTCGTGCTCGCTCGCGCGCTCGTATTGAACCCGTCGGTCATGCTCCTTGACGAACCGCTCTCGAACCTCGACGCCAATCTTCGTGTCGAGATGCGCGAGGAGATAATGAAGCTCCATCGGGAAACGGCCATCACTTTCATCGATGTAACGCACGATCAGGCGGA comes from the Spirochaetota bacterium genome and includes:
- a CDS encoding ABC transporter ATP-binding protein; translated protein: MERTHGHAIDVKSVSKHFGDVTAVDDISFSVKPRELFFLLGPSGCGKTTMLRMLAGLESPDKGAIFIENADVTSLPAHKRDTPMVFQSYALWPPMTVFDNVAFGLVERRVPKKDVAARVTRTLTQVGLSAMAKRRPGELSGGQQQRVVLARALVLNPSVMLLDEPLSNLDANLRVEMREEIMKLHRETAITFIDVTHDQA